A genome region from Bacteroidota bacterium includes the following:
- a CDS encoding T9SS type A sorting domain-containing protein: protein AFANPHTVNGIILVNGATPTDSIWKNGTQGTSDHSAEFLVSSFSGGGGGGGGGGGAGSAPLPVTLLNFIAYNNGTLNRLQWNTASEFNNTGFDIMRSTDGVNYSKIGWIEGGINSTQLRNYIYDDKNISPNTKYYYHLIQIDINGSGTNSETRVIAPSTDLSVHTSVFPNPFNSELNIILSSNNISENTMVEITDICGRIIYNEKVSLKNGTAYINMPTAHLAAGIYLLTLTTNHEVQTLKLVKE, encoded by the coding sequence GCCTTTGCAAACCCTCACACAGTAAACGGAATCATATTGGTTAATGGAGCGACCCCAACAGATTCGATATGGAAGAATGGAACTCAAGGAACCTCAGATCATTCTGCTGAGTTTTTGGTAAGCAGCTTCTCTGGAGGTGGTGGCGGTGGTGGAGGCGGTGGCGGTGCAGGCTCTGCACCATTGCCTGTGACCCTGCTCAATTTTATTGCCTACAACAATGGAACCCTTAATAGACTCCAATGGAATACAGCAAGTGAATTCAACAATACTGGGTTTGATATTATGAGAAGTACCGATGGCGTGAATTATAGTAAGATAGGATGGATAGAAGGCGGAATCAATAGCACACAGCTTCGCAATTATATATATGATGACAAAAATATATCTCCCAATACGAAATATTATTACCACTTAATTCAGATTGATATAAATGGCAGCGGTACAAATTCAGAGACAAGGGTGATTGCACCTTCTACTGACCTTTCTGTCCATACTTCTGTTTTCCCAAATCCTTTCAATAGCGAGTTAAACATCATTTTATCCTCAAACAATATATCAGAAAACACAATGGTGGAGATCACCGATATATGCGGCAGAATTATATATAATGAAAAGGTTTCTTTGAAGAATGGCACTGCTTATATAAATATGCCAACAGCTCATCTAGCAGCAGGAATATACTTGCTTACCCTCACCACTAACCATGAAGTTCAAACATTGAAATTGGTGAAAGAATAG